The following are from one region of the Procambarus clarkii isolate CNS0578487 chromosome 52, FALCON_Pclarkii_2.0, whole genome shotgun sequence genome:
- the Stoml2 gene encoding stomatin-like protein 2, mitochondrial gives MTTMLATALRGAARPARTFLTARGRPALDAARWRSHLPLNTVVLFVPQQEAWVVERMGKFHRVLDPGINLLIPILDKVKYVQSLKEIAIDVPKQAAITSDNVTLSIDGVLYLRILDPYRASYGVEDPEFAITQLAQTTMRSELGKISLDYVFRERENLNMNIVEVINKASEAWGITCLRYEIRDIKLPQRVQDAMQMQVEAERRKRATILESEGVREAEINVAEGKRQSRILASEADKIEQVNSAKGQAEGLNLLCEALIHKQGLNAASLSLAQAYIAAFQNLASKNNTLILPSNVADVTGVVGSAVSVYQTLAKSLKVNASSNVNASSNVEPEAQVKHYEENEEK, from the exons ATGACTACCATGTTGGCCACTGCGCTGAGAGGAGCGGCGCGCCCCGCCAGGACCTTCCTG ACGGCCCGAGGTCGCCCAGCACTGGATGCCGCTCGGTGGCGGTCGCACCTGCCCTTGAACACTGTAGTGTTGTTTGTGCCTCAGCAAGAG GCTTGGGTGGTTGAGAGGATGGGCAAATTCCACAGAGTGTTGGACCCTGGCATAAACCTGTTGATACCCATATTAGATAAAGTGAAGTATGTACAGAGCTTGAAGGAAATAGCAATTGATGTTCCAAAGCAAGCAGCGATAACTtcgg ATAATGTTACCCTGAGTATTGATGGCGTCCTCTACTTACGAATCCTTGACCCATACCGAGCAAGTTACGGAGTAGAAGATCCAGAGTTTGCCATTACTCAGCTTGCCCAAACTACTATGAG GTCTGAACTTGGTAAGATCTCTCTGGATTAtgtcttcagagagagagagaacctgaACATGAATATTGTTGAGGTAATAAACAAGGCCTCCGAGGCCTGGGGGATTACCTGCCTTCGTTATGAAATAC GTGACATTAAATTACCACAGCGTGTACAAGATGCAATGCAGATGCAGGTTGAGGCTGAGAGAAGAAAACGAGCAACAATTCTTGAATCTGAGGGAGTGAGAGAAGCAGAG ATTAATGTTGCCGAGGGAAAACGACAATCCCGAATTCTTGCATCAGAAGCAGACAAGATTGAACAGGTCAACAGTGCCAAAGGTCAAGCTGAAGGACTTAATCTTCTCTGTGAAGCATTAATTCATAAACAAG GTCTAAATGCAGCCTCCCTCTCTCTAGCCCAAGCATACATTGCTGCATTCCAGAACTTGGCCAGCAAGAATAATACTCTCATATTACCATCTAATGTAGCAGATGTCACTGGAGTAGTTGGGTCTGCTGTCAGTGTCTATCAGACATTGGCAAAGTCTTTAAAAGTTAATGCCAGTAGCAATGTTAATGCTAGTAGCAATGTAGAGCCAGAAGCTCAGGTTAAGCATTATGAGGAAAACGAAGAAAAATAG
- the LOC138352025 gene encoding uncharacterized protein, translating into MEEDKVKKFIETRDEKILEECTKAQLQQVANHFGIRLRMTKVAEHSGIILGDKAEAKGLGDDDDDDDDDVWQPSIPMKRAPKSARKPKGNKSRSQVPNPHLKDQENKSSVANKADDTQLPQDSSERTGVQRRKRQLYKSAVCEPYQGSPNLAEPPTAVDSPHSIVRRQLRNKNK; encoded by the exons atggaggaggataaagtaaagaaatttattgagacgagggatgagaaaattttggaggagtgtaccaaagctcagctccaacaagtggcaaaccactttgggatcaggttgaggatgaCTAAGGTGGCGGAACATTCTGGGATCATCTtgggc GACAAAGCTGAAGCAAAGGGTCTGGGTGACGACGATGACGACGACGATGATGATGTATGGCAACCCTCGATCCCCATGAAGAGAGCTCCAAAGAGCGCTCGTAAACCCAAGGGAAACAAGTCCAGGTCACAAGTTCCAAACCCACATTTAAAAGATCAAGAGAACAAAAGCAG TGTGGCAAATAAGGCTGATGACACCCAGCTCCCTCAAGATAGCAGTGAGAGAACTGGAGTACAAAGACGCAAACGTCAGTTATACAAATCAGCTGTTTGTGAACCATACCAAGGATCTCCTAATTTG GCTGAACCTCCTACAGCAGTTGACAGTCCACATAGTATTGTAAGGCGGCAGTTgagaaacaaaaataaataa